GGGAGGCTGAGGTGTACATGCAGAGAGCGAGCTCTCTCACACAGACTGGCTTCTCTGTTCCTAGGGCTGAAGGAAGGGATCCTATGGAAACGGGGCCGGGATAACGGGCAGTTCTTACCCCGCAAGTTTCTCTTGTCTGAGCGAGATGGGTGCCTCAAGTATTTTGCCAAACCGGACGTGAGTATGGTCTACTTGGAGGGCAGCTCCTGCCTCGCAGTGACCCCAACCtggggagagtgccccctgctggtggcAGGGAGACATTTCTATTCTCCCCACACAGTCCTGAGGACTCCCCTTGCACCCTCAGAGTCCCCCATGCTGGGATACAGCGTCCCTTACTGGTAAAAGGGAGATCCTTTCCATTCGCTACATTCCCAGAGGGATTTTCCCTTAGTGCTGCCAGCACAGTCCAACCTGGGGAGAGAGCCCCTACCTCGTGCCACGGAGACATTACTCTTCTCCCCTTTACAGTCAATGCATCCAAACCTCTGACACTCCCTCTGCTGGTGCTAGGAAAGCCTTTCCAATCTCTCTGCCCAAAGGACTCCTCTCCGCTTGCCTTGTCAGTGCCTCTCAGTCTCTAGCCAATGGTTTCTATCCCATCTGTATCTTTAGGGCCAGATCTCACCGATTCCAtttcctttctcaggcaaaagagcccaaaataaatattaaaattgacACCATCAATGCCACATTCCAGCCAGTAAAGATCAGGAACCCCAATGGCCTGCAGATCAGCTACCTCAAGGATAACAAGACCCGCAATATCTTCCTCTACCACGAGGATGGAAAGGTACAGGGGCCTGTCCTAGCCCGAGACAGAAATCCCAGCCTTTAGCAGTAGCAGGTGCTGGAGGGAATGGTGTAGGAAAATGCTGGCAGAATCACTGTACTACATGTTGTGGGagtgctgcatgtgtgtgtgggggggtgtcactggagggaaaggggcagaaggATTGGCTGGGGGATGAGTTGCTGTATAATTTAGGAGCCACTGTAGAGACTGGTATATAGGCTTTTGGGTTGAAACTGAGGAATGCTGTGAGAGTGTGGGCCACAGGAGGAGCTCATACGTATTCCCAAGGAGCTGTTTGGAGGAGTGGGTCAGCACCGGTCACTCTGaagctctctctcctgtgctgctTCCCTCCCCAGGAGATAGTGGACTGGTTCAATGCGATACGCGCAGTGCAGGTTCATTACCTGAAGGTGGCATTTCCCATGGCCAGTGACAATGAGGTAAGAGATCACCTGAGAGTAATAACCAGCCCCCCTGCTGGTATCGGTATCTAATACCACCCAGATAGAGGAATTTATCTGTTCTCTCAGAGTCCTCTGGGGAAGAACTCACTATTGTGACTTGGctaatgttccctctaattttttacatccatgtgtggaatgaattttgctatGAGCACCAATATGGAAGTGATGTCTGGcgggggtggagccgaggggttcagagtgtgggagggggctcagagctggggcagggggttcaggtgtgtgtgaggatgagggctctggctgggggtgcgggctctagtgtggggctggggatgatgggtttggggtgcgggaggggactcagtgttagggcagagggttggagtgcggaGGGGTggtgatggctctggctggggatgcaggctcttgggtggggatgaggggtttggggtgtgggagggggctcagggctagggcagagggttggggtgcagggggggtgagggatctggctggggttgcgggctctggggtagggacagggatgaggggtttggggtgcaggttgccccagggctgtggtggggaaagaggactccccccagccctctctcactacagcaacccagggctgggggagagtgcCTCTTTCCGGCCATGGCAgctctggggccggggctgggggagaggtgcctctccctacCATGGCAGCTCTGGGGCCAGCGGAGAGACACCTCTCCCTGCTGTGTGCCTGcgtggcccttgatagcctgctgcgcgGCTGCAcggcttagagggaacttaggatGCCAAGCTAACAGTGGTGCGGTTACAGGAGCCTGAGATGGGCAGAGAAGAGCTGCTCTCGGACGTATCCCCCGGAGACAGCCCTCTCCCCTGACAAAGCAGGGAAGGTGACATTAGTAGATGGAACTTAGAAGGGGATTAAGATcatgaggagggagaagagaggagttGGAGCGCTGAGGGCAggctgagagggagggagtgaaCAAGAAGAACCAACTAAAGTGAAAGATGTACTGGGATATACCATTCTCCTTTTATGCAGATCAAAAGCCGACTAATGCAGAAATTCCTGAAGGAGGGGTACATGGAGAAGACTGGTCCCAGGGTAAGATGGAATGGCACAAGGAATCTAACTGAGACACTAGGGTTCCTGACCTGCCAGGGTTCATTTCAGGATCCTCATGTTTGTCATCATATCCCCAGACTTCTCAAAGATCCGTGGCaatgctgctctgtgcctcagctaGGGCACAGCTGGGGTCTCATTGGGGAGCAGTGAGGGTGGCAATGAGGAGATGCAAAATTAGATGAAGATGGAGGCTGAATTCCTCACTCATCCCACAAGAGTGGGTTTATTAAGTGTATGTACGTGCGTGCATATGGACCTTGGAGACTGACCTTCCCTGTCACCTGAGCTCAGGGGCCCTTTGGGTGAGAAGTCTGTATGTTGGTGGAGACACTCAGGATTGAAAGAACATGGGTGCTGAATGCCCTTCTCACCTCAGCAGAAGTGGGttccctccagggcagggattttGAGACCAGTTTGTgtgtctagatcagaggtgggcaaactgcggcccacgggccacatccggccctcggGACTGTCTTgtccagcccccgagctcctggcccgggaggctagccccggcccctcccctgctgtcccccctcccccacagcctcagctcgctcgctccgctgCCAgcacagtgctctgggcagcggggctgtgagctcttggggcagcgcagctgcagagcccgtcctgacccagtctctgtgctgcgcggtggcggtggcctggcccggctccagccaggcagtgcggctgtagcgccgccagccaccggtgctccaggcagcgcagtaagggggcacggagcagggggggttggatagagggtaggggagtttggggtggtggtcagggggcgagggtatggataggggttggggcggggaacggggttgaatgggggcaggggtgatggggcggcagtcaggaaggagggggggttgggtggggcagcagggggcagtcaggggcaggggttccgggcgcagtcgggacagggagaagggatggttggatggggcaagggtcccggggcGGGAGgggcgtcaggaatgagaggaggggttggatggggcagcaggggtccaggggtggtcagggagcgggggtgtgtgaatggggcaggggtcccaggggggcggtcagggaatgggggggttggatggggcacgagtcccgggggggggagcagataggaggtggaggccaggccacaaccccctcccctaaccggccctccatacaatttacaaaacccgatgcggccctcaggccaaaaagtttgcccacccctggtctagatcaggggtaggcaacctatggcacgcgtgccgaaggcagcacgtgagctgattttcagtggcactcacactgcctgggtcctggccaccggtccggggggctctgcattttatttaattttaaatgaagcttcttaaacattttaaaaaccttatttactttacatacaacagtagtttagttatatattatagatttatagaaagagaccttctaaaaacgttaacatgtatgactggcacgtgaaaccttaaattatagtgaataaatgaagacttggcacaccacttctgaaaggttgccaacccctggtctagatgaagCCCCGGATTTAAATGAAATGCGGTAgcaattcccctctctcccccgcagAGGGCACTCTCCTCCTATAAATGTCCCCTCTTCACCTCCACAGCAGAGAGAGGCCTTCAAGAAGCGCTGGTTCACACTGGATCACCGCAGACTCATGTACTTCAAGGATCCATtggtaagtagggtgaccagacagcaagtgttgaaaaatcgggacgggggtgggcggtaataggagccaatataagaaaaagacccaaaaatcgggactgtccctataaaatcgggacatctggtcaccctattggtaAGTCAGAACTTGAGATTGCATCCAGCTCTATTGTGCTGTGCTCTGGGGCGAGGAACAGCTGAAGGGTCCCTTTCCCTAGTGGGGTGGAGGCGAGACACAACTCCCCAAATTTCCATCAACAGATGCTTGGCCTCCCCATTCCACACacatctctcccccaccacctagTCATTCCAAGCCCTGTGCTTGCATCAGTCCTGTAAGCAATGGGAACTGGGTTATAATAACGATATGGTGGAAGTGACGCTATCTCAAGATAGCAGGAAGGGGACAGGAGACCCTTCTTATCCAGCCACCCTCTGCGTAATCCCCCTTAATGCCCTTCTAGAGCCTCCAGTTCCTCCCACCATATTCTTTGGTCTCTTGTTCCAAAGATCATTgctcatccctcccaccccccttcccaaaTTCCATCCCCTCTTAGTTGCTTCCTCTGAGTATAACTCCCCTGGTGTTCTGAACCACCAGTTCCCTTTATCCCGTTTGTTGTCACCCCTCCTTAGACCTTTTGCACTCATCTGCTCTGCCCCGTCTCCCAAACTCCCCTAGCTCAGGCGCTTCTGGGCCATGTCTGTTTGGATGCCAGCGAATCCCTCCCCATGACACATCTGCCTTTCCCTACTGCTGTGCAGGATGCGTTTGCTAAAGGCGAGGTGTTCGTGGGCAGTAGGGAGCATGGATACAGCGTCAAGCAAGGGCTgccagcgggggctcagggcagcttCTCCTGGCAGTACGGCCTCACCATCGTTACCCCCGACCGGGAGTATCTCTTCACCTGCGAGACAGAGAGTGACCAGCAGGACTGGATCACGGCCTTCAGTCGGGTCATTGAACAGCCCATGACCCCCCAGGAGTATGCAAGTAAGTGCGAGGATGGTGTTCACTTCTCTCCTCCTGCACCCGCCCACCAGCCTCATAACAGAGAGAACTGAGGCTGGCCTGTCTCCCTGCTCTGATATACCCTCTATTTGCCTTCCCTACAGTTGAAGCCTACTTCAAGCTCAGCTCCTAGGAACCCCCTGGAGAACTGGACTGCAGCTCTACTCTGCCTTAGCCCTTTGGGAGGGTGCTATGAGAGAGAAGAGGAGCTGTGCACCAGAGAATCAAGACTCTCCCAGTACCTCATGGTTTGGAGCACTTTTTCTTAAACAGATCAACCAACCTCCCTTTGTTGCAGGGGAGCAAATTAGGCTGTACTCCTTTAAATGGAAGACACATTTCAAGACTGAACATTCAAAGCAACCAGTCACTGAGACCACTCCTAAGCAATGTTGTGATCGAACTGGAGACTGGAAGGGTCTGTCATCCAATCGGGCTTTAAAGGTTTGAGTACCAGGAGTggtgaagggtgggggagggggtgttgtcTTTTAAACTTCCGTTATCGCACCTTACTGGAAAAGGGGAAGCTACCATAAAAGTGGAAACAATAAGCACTCATTCAACATGGGTGGTTTGTAGGGTGGAGTGCAGCTCTGGCAGGGCGCGTAGTCTAGAAGCAATTATAACATTACAAGGAAAAGGCTTCTCAGTTGCTTAGGAAGAATTGAATTTTTCTGGAAATACAATGACGTTTGACATTTTACCATCATAAATCCAGGAAGGACGTTTAGAAAATTAGTTCTACAGCCAGGGCTGGCACCTTCTTTTTCATTGACCATGCCAGCTGCACACAATAACCCAGTTCAACAACTATCAAGTCACATATTCACAGGCGACCTTCTTCCAAAATTTTGCTGCAAAGATTAAAGAACtggtgtgtatgtgcatatataaATTAGGGAATCACTGATACGAGTATGGGGAAGACACTATATGACTATCGACAGTATGGCAGAGACTGTTTTCATTCTGAGCTGTACATTTTAACAGTTGTGTGCGTTCCatgataataatacctagctcttatctagcactttttagcaatagacctcaaagcactttacaaaggaacaaGTATAATTCtctccagttttacagatggagaaactgaggcacagggaggtgaagtaacttgctcaaggtcacccagaagaccatgacagagctgaaaacagaacccaggtctcctgatttctAGTTCAGtggtctatccactaggcaacactgcctccatAGAAGTGTAATACACTGGATTGGCATGTGGGTTCATGTTCTCCTATTAGTGCCTGGCCCCAACAAGTATAACAGCCTGCTACTTATACATAATTAAAGGAGTTCTtcattagctcaagcagtagagacCTGTGTTTTGGATCCTGGAAGTTGCAGGTTCAACCCCTTCTGATGTCTCCATGGTTTATTATACAAGCAGCATGTGTATGTACATAGTGTCTATTAACAGGGGCTAACTGGAGTTAATGGTGCCCACTCTGTAATGTAATAAGCTCAGAAAGAAACGAATAAAAAATCTCATTGTAGTTTATTGTTGGTTAGGTGAACTCCTGTTCTGTTAAAAGTTAACCCAAAGGACTTGTTCTTGGAGGAAACATGAATAACATGATAGCAGAATAAAGGGGGCAGAGTCTGTATTTTTCTACGGTGAGCAGAGAGGGCCATGACTATTTCCATCAGAATCAAGTTACACCCTACAAAGAATGAATGTAGTCAGCTTCACTTTCCTTCTCTGCCCCTGTTGGGGGGATCCCTTTCTGCCTTTTGGCCTGGAACCACCATGATCGGAGGGACTTTCCATCTTCTGACGGGAGATCACCTCACATTCAGGGATGAAGACGGTGGTCAACCGCCTTGCTCCCCTGGCACGATGGCACTTTCTTCCAtgagggtaaagctcatctgtgcaggagccAGAGCTCTCAGGGGCTGGTCTGAGATTGTGgcatgaactcccccaggaactaaggatcAACAcaaaccccaccccttcctctgtAAGTGCAAGGTGCGTTTCTTTGCCCTGCCTTCTCCACTAAAAACAGAGCAGTGTATACATTAAAAagaacacccccctcccccgaaacaaaaccttaccaaaacaaaacactccactgcacacttaattctccccctggggagaggatgagcgCGAGAGAATGCATCAAATGGGACACATATTGGTCATAGCGCTTAGTGAATCCTGGGacggcactcagatactacagtgttgAGGGCGTTATAGACCCTGTACAGACTGCTTCCCCGCCTGCTGTTGTACACTCTAATCCCTGCGATACTGCCAATAACTAGATACAAGCAGGGATTTGGCTCCAGCGCAGACAAGCAACAATACTGAGGATGGAATCCAGTGGATCAGGAGGCTCCCAAGAAGCCTCCCCAATATACACACAATGGTACATTTGATAACTCTGGGTTACATGTAGGTCTATACTATGCAAACATAGGCTTTGCTTATGTAACCCCAGTCTCAAAGCATGGCTGTCCCCAACTGGATAGCAAACATGGCATATGTCTGGGCAAAGGGGATGGATGTGGGAAGGTCAGTAAGACGTAGTAGAGTGTGTGGACAAGCTCAATCCAGTTCATCCCATATCTAAAGGAAGGAGCAGCTCcagtagctagggtgaccagatagcaagtgtgaaaaatcgggacagagggtgggggggtaataggtccctatataagaaaaagccaccaaaatcgggactgtccctataaaatcgggacatctggtcaccctaccagtagCTCATCTAGCAAAAGGAAGCTACCCTCTAGAAAGGCAGGTCCCTCATATTCCACTAGGGGGCAGTGATGCAAACATAGACACCCCATTGTAGGTATACTGGgttgagggggaggggacagagtatCACACTTTGGGGGTCTAAAGATACCAGCCCTTTGGGTGTCTAGGAGTGGTGCTCACACCCCATGAAGTGCTATTGAAAATGGGACAAGTGGTGGACTGCAGCCCCATCAGCAGCAGTGGGAAATCTTGCACCAGTGTATGACTATCGATGGGGCATATGTGGGGCTTTACAACGCAAAGGACCTATTTCATTGATTCAACCCCAAATGCCACTCCACAGTGTGTCCAGTCCACCCAGGACCCCCTtggagaaggaagcagcacatATGCCTCTTTTCCCATCCCCTTCCAGGTCAGGGGCAGAAAAACAGTGTGTTGGCTACCCTGACAACTTGTTCCCTATTAACACATTTCCAACACTGACCCTGGCATTTCTAGTCTGACTCTGGGATGCAATGACTTTCCCTGACGCTCTCAGCCAGCCAAGGGAGTAGGAGTGTCATCCTACGCCTAAAGCCTCCTTAAAAGGAGTGAAAGAAGAAGTAGCAGCTGCAGAGGGGAAAATTAGAGGCAGGACCAAaagagtgaaaagaaaaagaaaaaggaaagaaaagcagaaagaTCTGAaagtgggtggaggagggggagaaatctAATGCAATTCCTCACCTAGTGGCTAAGAGCTCAGTACAAACTCTGAGAGCATTGACACTTGGGTGTTAAAAGCTGTGAGTTAGACAAGTTCCTCCGCCCGGAGGGGATGATGGGATAGTTTTGGGGGGAATCACAATTTTCCTGTGGTTTTCTCTGAGCTGAGAGGAAGGAGAGATCCGGAAGAAAGACAAATTACTTGCCCACTGAGGAGGAATTTCTGTTGGTCTCCACGGGCCAGTGAACActagggaggggagaagaagatGAAGAGAGCCAATGGCACCTCCCCATACATGGAAGGGTATTTGGCTACCCTGGATCTGAAGGCATACGCCTCTTCTCAACTCCATGGGGCTGACAACTGGTAAGGAATCCTGCTGAGCCGGGCTTGTAAAGGATTGGGACAACCTAATGAGCTGTATTGTTTGGTGTGAGAAATAGACTCTCCCTTAATGTTTTGGTGTCAGGTCAGCCAAGGTCTCttctcactccttccttccccagctgtCCCCACATTGAGTCTACAAGAGTACCACACACCAAGGGGAAATGCATCTCTGGCAGTGCATGCTGTAGTTTCTCTCATTACCAGAACGTGTGTTGTGACCCTGGGCCAGTGATGGcagaggggggagaggaagctcAGTGTGGTAATTTCTCAGATGATGGTACTAACCTAGAAGAGGATAGCCCACTTACTGGGCTCTTGGGCACCATCCTGACAATCATGTGCCTTTTTGGGATGACAGGGAATATCTACACACTAGTGGTGACATCCAGAGGCGTGTCTGGCCGCTCAGCTGGTTCCCTGTGTGTCTATGTGGTCAACCTTGCTCTGGCTGACCTACTCTACCTCTCCACCATCCCCTTCGTGGTATGCACATACTTTGCCCAGGATTGGTTCTTTGGGGATGTGGGCTGCAGACTCTTGTTCAGCCTGGACCTCCTCACCATGCATGCCAGCATCTTCCTGCTGACAGCCATGAGCCTGGAGAGGTACTGGGCAGTGACCAGGCCACTGAGGGCCAGGCAAGCCGGGAACAGCTGCCGCAAACTCACCAGCCTGGCCCTCTGGATCCTCTCGCTGCTGCTGACTGTGCCCATGATGGTCATGATCCAACTGCGGGACAGTGGCAGCCACAACAAGCGGATCTGCTTCCCCACCTGGACGCCCGAGGCCTTCCGCATTTACCTCACAGTGCTCTTCACCACCagcattctagctcctggcctgATCCTAGGCTTCCTGTACTGCCGCCTTGCCAGAGCCTACTGGACCTCAGTGGCGGCCATGCAGCCGTGGGTGACAGGCCCGACCTTGAAGCAGAAGCTGTTCTCCAGGATCTTCAGCATCATCGCAGCCTACTGGGCCTGCTTTGTACCCTTCTGGGCCTGGCAGCTTGCTAAGCTGTACTGGAGTGAGGGCCTGGGGATCAGCCCTACCACCCAGGCATACCTCAACTTTGGAGTGACCTGCCTGACCTACGGCAACAGCTGCATCAACCCGTTCCTCTACACCCTGCTCACCCGGAACTACCGCGAGCACCTGGCCCATAGCAGGGAGAGGCCGGCAGGGGAGCAGGTCCTCTTCCTGACAGGGAAGCAGGGTAGGGTCCAAGCAGAAGGCATGCCCATGGTCTCCAAGGGACTGCCAGGCGGGGGGCTTGGGAAAGGAAGGCAGGGGGGAACCTCGGGCAATTAAACTCCAAGAACTGCAGCCAGGACTTAATGCAGCTCTCTGCTGATGCTTAATAGTCTCCCAAGGAATAAGATTTATAcgatctgaagagaaaccagagtaTTATTAAATACATCTCCAGCTCTGCCTTCTGTACTTACCTGCAGTGTCTCCTGTTCTCTTACCGAGCAGCAGTGATGGTCTCTGCCCTGGCACCTTCTCCTTCCCAAATGTCTCAGAGCCCCTGCTCATTCACTGTCCATTGTAGCCCCCAACTCTCCCACCCACTTAACCTACCACCAGCCCTTAGGGCTCTCCAAGAAAGAGACGCTCCTCTGAATGCTAATCCTCTTGGATCCTTACTGGGCCCTCTGCTGGTGGGAGAAAGGGAATTCAACCCCCTTCTAGACACACCATCGGAGGCCTCTCACCAAAAAGTGAGCaggtggagggagcaggaggCCCAGCAGCTGATTCCAAACAGGGGCACAGACACATGTGCTATTAGTGTCTCTAGCAGGGAAGGCTGCTCTCTCCACTCTGGCAACAGGCTGAGCCCTAGCGAGCTCTGGCTAGCAATGACTCACAGCAGGCTCTGGGGAGATTAGACTGCAGAGTCATTTCAGGCAGTACCCAATTTAGCATCAAGGCTGGACTAAGGGGCCTGGCTcctggaatctcagctttcaggaAAATGAATGGCGCTCCAGGTGTGACCAACGTGCTGATGTTTGCGTGAGATGGCCTGAAACAAGGGCTAGGGGAAGTATGAACagctcccattcattttaatgggggAGGGACTGAATTCCCCactgcagggattggcaacctttaaATAAATTAGTCTGAATGAGTGTGAAGCTAGATCCTGatattaaaaagggggggggaggtgaagtggatggatagctcagtggtttgagcattggcctgctaaacccagggttgtgagttcaatccttgtgggggtcacttagggatctggggcaaaattagtacttggtcctgctagtgaaggcaggggactggacttgatgaccttccagttctaggagatgggatatctccattaatcatTATTAACCTTTGGCATACAgtccaccagggtaagccccctggtgggctgggccagtttgtttacctgccacatccacaggttcagccaatcacagctcccacaggCCACAGTTCACCATCTGGGGCcacaggaagcggcggccagcacatcccttggcccgcaccatttcccacagcccccattggcctcgaacggtgaaccgcggcctgggggagctgcaatcggccggacatggcgggtaaacaaaccagcctggcccgccagggggctttaCCCCGGCGGGCCacaggccaaaggttgctgacccctgccccatggctTGGGGTGAGGGAAGAGAGCTGTGAACAATCCTCAGCAGAGACATCTGAAGGTAGAGCCTCACTaacaaccagggccagctccagccttttttgccgccccaagcggcaaagagaaagaaaaaagaaaagaaaagctgcaaTCAGTTGCACTTCAGCAGCTTCAtccttcggcggcaattcggcatccggtccttccctccgagagggactgagggatccaccaccgaattgccaccgaagacccggacgtgctgcccccttccatgggccgccccaagcaccagcttgctgcgctcgtgcctggagccagccctgctaacaACACCCCTTCACAGGCAGGGTCAGAGAGAGTCCTGCTCAGACAGGTGGAGAGACTGTCCTACCTCCTCCTGGAGATACCTGTCTGCCTGAAGACAGAGAGGGATGGTCTAGGGAGCAGGGTGAAGCCTCCCTGGCCGAAAGAGCAGGCCCCTGGCCAGCCCAGTAGACAGTTTTCTTGTGGGTAGTCCCTGCTGCTAAAACCCCCAAGAGGGGCATGGCTATGGCACAGGGGCAGGCTGGGAATTGCCTTAGTTTGGCCCTGTTTAGAAATTAGCATGAATATGGGAACAGAGTCCCTGGCTTTCCCCTCAGATATTTTAATAGAGAAACTTATCCATGTTCCCCACCCATGGCCAGCCCTTGCTTCTGAGGCAGCACAGCTCCAGCAGGAGGGGGGTAGCACCCGGTGGagggcagggccaggctcagTCCAGCAGACCGACTTACCCACAGCAGGGGGAGGAATGTATCATGTGTTTGTAACATGCCTCATCATCACATGTCCAAGATGGAAGGAGCGGGGAGTGGTGAGAGTCACACTACCCAGGACTAGCCTGAAAGAGGCGCACAGTGACTGGCTCGTTAACAGGGATAACAAAAGTACAGCTTACATGCCTTGCCATaggcagcagctcctggcttTAAGCTGCTGGGAGTAGGAGTGCAGCTCACACTCAGTGCTGACAGTGCAGTATAATTTTGCTGTGGGAATGAGAAGATGTGGGCAGGGGTAGAAGTATCATGCTGTAGCCCAGCCAGCACACTGCATTACCTTATCTGCACACAGGAAAGCAGCACAGAGATTGATTGTTTTGTGGCACCCATAAGAGCCAGAGCCCACTGTTGTGGCCCCTATTTTCCCCCTACAATCTCTGATGGGTCTGTGCAGGAGCAAGCATGCTAGCCTCTGCTTCCACCTCCAGAGTGATTATTCTGCAAGCACTAGTCTACACtcgaagcgctacagcagcactaCTGCAGTGCACCTCATGAAGACTCTCCAGCCACCAGgcaagagctctcccatcagcataataaaaccacctccatgagtggCAGCAGCTGTCAGTGGGAGCAGCTCTCCTGATGATATAGTGCTGTCCACATTGACACTGAGGTCAGTAACTAATGTCGCTcaggtggcttattcacacccctgaacaacatagctatattggcataagtggtagtgtgtacaAGCCTTAAGTGCCACATAGATTTCATGCTTGGAATTCAAAGTAAACTAGTAGAGGGAGACCCTAGTGTAGTCTGTAACATGGGCACGGTGCACATGAAGCAGTGATAAGAGGTCAATTATCTTTGAGACTATGACGGGCAAAGAAGTACTGTATTGCTCCTAGTGTAACCCACGCAcctctgggtgtggtgttctgtcccatctagtggcagtgagaccacttagagagagatacaatgagtctgctctacagccttagctaatagccagttggcttttagctcatgcagtagaggctcatgcactaagctctagaagtccccagttcaatcctgcccaccgcCAaacagggtctgttggtgttacactagTGCTACTTCAGGATGGCTAGCAACCCTGGAAGACAGTACAGTCAGTGTTGTGGGAGTGAGATGGGCCTTCACAAACAAATATAGGTAGAAGTGAGACAACCTAGTACACCCCACTCCTGTGCCTCCACACAACTCTGTACACATTCAGTGTTGACATGGGAGCAACCACTGTTATTCTAGTCAAGGTCTTAGACCTCTTGAGCAGTTCTGCAGTGTTTAGTG
The DNA window shown above is from Trachemys scripta elegans isolate TJP31775 chromosome 1, CAS_Tse_1.0, whole genome shotgun sequence and carries:
- the LOC117870680 gene encoding urotensin-2 receptor-like; translation: MAEGGEEAQCGNFSDDGTNLEEDSPLTGLLGTILTIMCLFGMTGNIYTLVVTSRGVSGRSAGSLCVYVVNLALADLLYLSTIPFVVCTYFAQDWFFGDVGCRLLFSLDLLTMHASIFLLTAMSLERYWAVTRPLRARQAGNSCRKLTSLALWILSLLLTVPMMVMIQLRDSGSHNKRICFPTWTPEAFRIYLTVLFTTSILAPGLILGFLYCRLARAYWTSVAAMQPWVTGPTLKQKLFSRIFSIIAAYWACFVPFWAWQLAKLYWSEGLGISPTTQAYLNFGVTCLTYGNSCINPFLYTLLTRNYREHLAHSRERPAGEQVLFLTGKQGRVQAEGMPMVSKGLPGGGLGKGRQGGTSGN
- the LOC117880654 gene encoding arf-GAP with dual PH domain-containing protein 1-like — encoded protein: MAEKDDKNLKALKEVWRRAENALCADCGKPDPDWASHTLGVFICLSCSGIHRNIPNISKVKSLRMDHWDEAQVQFLQQHGNAVAKATYEAHIPIYYYQPTHADCQVLREQWIRAKYERKEFTEPGRQLPYSNRLKEGILWKRGRDNGQFLPRKFLLSERDGCLKYFAKPDAKEPKINIKIDTINATFQPVKIRNPNGLQISYLKDNKTRNIFLYHEDGKEIVDWFNAIRAVQVHYLKVAFPMASDNEIKSRLMQKFLKEGYMEKTGPRQREAFKKRWFTLDHRRLMYFKDPLDAFAKGEVFVGSREHGYSVKQGLPAGAQGSFSWQYGLTIVTPDREYLFTCETESDQQDWITAFSRVIEQPMTPQEYAIEAYFKLSS